A genome region from Rhodanobacter thiooxydans includes the following:
- the uvrC gene encoding excinuclease ABC subunit UvrC, which produces MQSAQPPPFDGKAFVRTLTTSPGVYRHFDAAGELLYVGKAGNLKKRVGSYFLKPRMEPRIAAMVAQIARVEITVTRTEGEALLLESQLIKSLKPRYNILLRDDKSYPYIYLSTGEDYPRLAFHRGAKNLPGRYFGPYPSVYAVRESLNLMQKLFKVRQCEDSYFRNRTRPCLLYQIGRCSAPCVGLISVEDYRNDVRHAEMFLEGRSNAVIDELAEAMEQASKALQFERAAKLRDQVAALRQLQAQHHVQGASADMDVLACRIEAGMACVSVLFFRDGISLGTRDFFPRLPLDAEPADVLAQFITQYYLDRPVPRELILGEPLADQEILAELLGQQAGHAVDLKSSVRGERAQFLQMAERNAQASLTARLASRQTLGTRFDDLQKVLGLDESPRRIECFDISHTMGELTVASCVVFGPEGPEKSHYRRFNITGITPGDDYAAMHQALTRRFRKLAEGEGARPDVLLIDGGSGQVAQALGVLRELGVDGIEVVGVAKGPGRRAGEETLVLARLESGSPGRELHPGSSSPALHLVAAVRDEAHRFAISGHRKRREKAREHSVLEDVPGIGARRRSALLKAFGGMQGLERAGVEELMQVKGIDRGLAERIYASLHG; this is translated from the coding sequence ATGCAGTCCGCGCAACCACCCCCCTTCGACGGCAAGGCCTTCGTCCGCACGCTCACCACCTCGCCCGGCGTCTACCGCCACTTCGACGCAGCCGGCGAGCTGCTCTACGTGGGCAAGGCGGGCAACCTCAAAAAGCGCGTCGGCAGCTATTTCCTGAAGCCGCGGATGGAACCGCGCATCGCCGCGATGGTGGCGCAGATCGCCCGCGTCGAGATCACCGTGACGCGCACCGAGGGCGAGGCGCTGCTGCTGGAATCGCAGCTGATCAAGTCATTGAAGCCGCGCTACAACATCCTGCTGCGCGACGACAAGAGCTACCCGTACATCTATCTTTCCACCGGCGAGGACTACCCGCGGCTGGCCTTCCATCGCGGCGCGAAGAACCTGCCGGGGCGCTACTTCGGGCCGTACCCGAGCGTCTACGCGGTACGCGAAAGCCTCAACCTGATGCAGAAATTGTTCAAGGTGCGCCAGTGCGAGGACAGCTATTTCCGCAACCGCACGCGGCCGTGCCTGCTGTACCAGATCGGCCGTTGCAGCGCGCCGTGCGTGGGGCTGATCAGCGTGGAGGATTACCGCAACGACGTGCGCCATGCCGAGATGTTCCTGGAAGGGCGCAGCAACGCGGTGATCGACGAACTGGCCGAGGCGATGGAGCAGGCCAGCAAGGCGCTGCAGTTCGAGCGCGCGGCGAAACTGCGCGACCAGGTGGCCGCGCTGCGCCAGCTGCAGGCGCAGCATCACGTGCAGGGCGCTAGCGCCGACATGGACGTGCTCGCCTGCCGCATCGAGGCGGGCATGGCCTGCGTCAGCGTGCTGTTCTTCCGCGACGGCATCAGCCTGGGCACGCGCGACTTCTTCCCGCGCTTGCCGCTGGATGCCGAGCCGGCCGACGTGCTGGCGCAGTTCATCACGCAGTACTACCTGGATCGGCCGGTGCCGCGCGAGCTGATCCTGGGCGAGCCGCTGGCCGATCAGGAGATCCTGGCCGAGCTGCTCGGCCAGCAGGCTGGCCATGCGGTGGATCTGAAATCCAGCGTGCGTGGCGAGCGAGCACAGTTCCTGCAGATGGCCGAACGCAACGCGCAGGCCTCGCTGACCGCGCGGCTGGCCAGCCGGCAGACCCTGGGCACGCGTTTCGACGACCTGCAGAAGGTGCTGGGACTGGACGAGTCGCCACGCCGCATCGAGTGCTTCGACATCAGCCACACCATGGGCGAACTGACCGTCGCCTCGTGCGTGGTGTTCGGCCCGGAAGGACCGGAGAAATCGCACTATCGCCGCTTCAACATCACCGGCATCACCCCCGGTGACGACTACGCGGCGATGCACCAGGCGTTGACCCGGCGCTTCCGCAAGCTGGCCGAAGGCGAGGGTGCGCGTCCCGACGTGCTGCTGATCGACGGCGGTAGCGGGCAGGTGGCGCAGGCGCTGGGCGTGCTGAGGGAACTTGGCGTCGACGGCATCGAGGTGGTCGGCGTGGCGAAGGGGCCGGGCCGGCGCGCCGGCGAAGAGACACTGGTGCTCGCGCGGCTCGAATCGGGAAGTCCCGGGCGCGAGTTGCACCCGGGCTCGTCGTCGCCCGCGCTGCACCTGGTCGCGGCAGTGCGCGACGAGGCGCACCGTTTCGCCATCAGCGGCCACCGCAAGCGGCGTGAGAAGGCGCGCGAGCACAGCGTGCTGGAGGACGTACCGGGTATCGGCGCGCGTCGTCGTTCCGCCCTGCTGAAGGCGTTTGGCGGCATGCAGGGACTGGAGCGCGCCGGTGTCGAGGAGCTGATGCAGGTCAAAGGCATCGACCGCGGCCTGGCCGAACGCATCTACGCCAGCCTGCACGGCTGA
- the kdsB gene encoding 3-deoxy-manno-octulosonate cytidylyltransferase, which yields MSNAVPPFIVAIPARYGSTRLPAKPLRAIGGVPMVVRVAQRAMQAGARQVVVAVDDRRIADALAGQEGVDVCMTRSDHASGSDRLAECASHYGWAADSIVVNLQGDEPFAPAAGIRAVAQALAGDDAPMATLATPIIDAEELFDPNVVKLVRAANGRALYFSRAPLPWARDAFAIDRHALPSGSPFLRHIGIYAYRAGFLERYSRLSRTPLEQTESLEQLRVLEHGHAIAVRLTPEPFPPGIDTEADLERAEQWLRTRH from the coding sequence ATGTCAAACGCGGTACCCCCGTTCATCGTCGCCATTCCCGCCCGCTACGGTTCGACCCGGCTGCCGGCCAAGCCGTTGCGCGCAATCGGTGGCGTGCCGATGGTGGTGCGCGTGGCGCAGCGCGCGATGCAGGCCGGCGCCCGTCAGGTGGTGGTGGCGGTGGACGATCGCCGCATCGCCGACGCGCTGGCCGGGCAGGAAGGCGTGGACGTCTGCATGACCCGCAGTGACCACGCCTCGGGCAGTGACCGGCTGGCCGAGTGCGCCAGCCACTACGGCTGGGCCGCTGACAGCATCGTGGTGAACCTGCAGGGCGACGAACCGTTCGCACCCGCCGCCGGCATCCGCGCGGTGGCGCAGGCGCTGGCCGGCGACGACGCGCCAATGGCCACCCTGGCCACGCCGATCATCGACGCCGAGGAGCTGTTCGACCCCAACGTGGTGAAGCTGGTGCGCGCCGCCAACGGCCGCGCGCTCTACTTCAGCCGCGCGCCGCTGCCGTGGGCGCGCGATGCGTTCGCCATCGACCGCCACGCGCTGCCGTCCGGTTCGCCGTTCCTGCGTCACATCGGCATCTATGCCTACCGCGCCGGCTTCCTCGAGCGCTACAGCCGCCTGTCGCGCACGCCGCTGGAGCAGACCGAATCGCTGGAACAGCTGCGCGTGCTGGAGCATGGCCATGCGATTGCGGTGCGGCTGACCCCGGAGCCGTTCCCGCCCGGCATCGACACCGAGGCCGACCTGGAACGTGCGGAGCAGTGGCTGCGCACGCGGCATTGA
- a CDS encoding HU family DNA-binding protein, translated as MAKTQKAAAKSKPASKAAPAAPKPIKEVLSKSSLVAHIAEASGVVAKDVRAVLAALEGAVAGSVHKKGAGSFQLPGLLKITAVSVPAKPKRKGINPFTKEEQWFAAKPASTKIKIRPLKKLKDAAA; from the coding sequence ATGGCAAAGACGCAGAAAGCAGCTGCAAAGAGCAAGCCGGCATCCAAGGCCGCACCCGCCGCACCCAAGCCGATCAAGGAAGTCCTGAGCAAGTCCAGCCTGGTGGCGCACATCGCTGAAGCCAGCGGTGTGGTGGCCAAGGATGTGCGCGCCGTGCTGGCAGCGCTGGAAGGCGCGGTGGCCGGCTCGGTGCACAAGAAGGGCGCCGGCTCGTTCCAGTTGCCTGGTCTGCTGAAGATCACCGCGGTCAGCGTGCCGGCCAAGCCGAAGCGCAAGGGCATCAACCCGTTCACCAAGGAAGAGCAGTGGTTCGCGGCCAAGCCGGCGTCGACCAAGATCAAGATCCGCCCGCTGAAGAAGCTGAAGGACGCGGCAGCCTGA
- a CDS encoding TraB/GumN family protein, which yields MSAPETEVTALPAALQGQPIERVQHDGVEYVVLGTAHVSRSSMEAVEALLDHEHFDAVAVELCDSRAQSMRDPEAFKQMDLFKVIRQGKAGMVAASLVLSTFQKRLADQSGIQPGAEMKAAMDGAEARGLPLWLIDREVGTTLKRAWRSVGFWQRFGLLGGLLASVFEREDIEQSEIEKLKQGDLLESAFSEFASSSKPLYDSLIGERDAFMAARLREEAARAATTEHRRVLVVIGAGHLKGLCTQLREQQDDPAARVAELAVPPPKARWPKWVAAGLVLLVFAAIIWAFHRNASLGTQALMAWVLFTGGFAALGALVAGGHPLSVVAAFIAAPIKPFRPGIPAGGISAMAEAWARHPRVVDFDTLRDDIVHWSGWWKNRVARTLLNFFLVSVGTIVGEYSAGIHIFKSLF from the coding sequence ATGAGCGCCCCCGAAACCGAAGTCACTGCGTTGCCCGCCGCCCTGCAGGGCCAGCCGATCGAGCGCGTGCAGCACGACGGCGTGGAATACGTGGTGCTGGGCACGGCGCATGTCTCGCGCAGCAGCATGGAGGCGGTCGAGGCGCTGCTGGACCACGAGCACTTCGACGCGGTGGCGGTGGAATTGTGCGACAGCCGCGCGCAAAGCATGCGCGACCCCGAAGCGTTCAAGCAGATGGACCTGTTCAAGGTGATCCGCCAGGGCAAGGCCGGCATGGTCGCCGCCAGCCTGGTGCTGTCGACCTTCCAGAAACGTCTGGCCGACCAGTCCGGCATCCAGCCCGGCGCCGAAATGAAGGCCGCGATGGACGGCGCCGAGGCGCGCGGGCTGCCGCTGTGGCTGATCGACCGCGAGGTCGGCACCACGCTCAAGCGCGCCTGGCGCAGCGTGGGCTTCTGGCAGCGTTTCGGCCTGCTCGGCGGCCTGCTGGCCAGCGTGTTCGAGCGCGAGGACATCGAACAAAGCGAGATCGAGAAACTGAAACAGGGCGACCTGCTGGAGAGCGCGTTCAGCGAATTCGCCAGCAGCTCGAAACCGCTCTACGACAGCCTGATCGGCGAGCGCGACGCGTTCATGGCCGCGCGCCTGCGCGAGGAAGCCGCGCGCGCGGCCACGACGGAACATCGCCGCGTGCTGGTGGTGATCGGCGCCGGCCACCTCAAGGGCTTGTGCACCCAGTTGCGCGAGCAGCAGGACGATCCCGCCGCCAGGGTCGCCGAGCTTGCCGTCCCGCCGCCGAAGGCACGCTGGCCGAAGTGGGTGGCCGCCGGGCTGGTGCTGCTGGTATTCGCCGCGATCATCTGGGCCTTCCACCGCAACGCCTCGCTGGGTACGCAAGCATTGATGGCCTGGGTGCTGTTCACCGGCGGCTTCGCCGCGCTCGGTGCCCTGGTTGCTGGCGGCCATCCGCTCAGCGTCGTCGCCGCCTTCATCGCCGCGCCGATCAAACCGTTCCGCCCCGGCATCCCCGCTGGCGGCATCAGCGCGATGGCCGAAGCCTGGGCGCGCCACCCGCGGGTGGTCGACTTCGACACCCTGCGCGACGACATCGTGCACTGGAGCGGCTGGTGGAAGAATCGCGTGGCGCGCACCCTGCTCAACTTCTTCCTGGTCAGCGTGGGCACCATCGTCGGCGAGTACAGCGCCGGCATCCACATCTTCAAGAGCCTGTTCTGA
- the pgsA gene encoding CDP-diacylglycerol--glycerol-3-phosphate 3-phosphatidyltransferase: MHINLPTWLTLFRVALLPVMVVVFYLPFPGHNITAAVVFLLAAITDWLDGYLARRLNLTSAFGAFLDPVADKLMVTVTLFLLVESHRGGWSGILMAVTAAVIVGREISVSALRQWMAEIGMRATVKVAFIGKLKTTMQMVALVVLIVQHEKAAEALRLYHIGEALLVVAGILTIWSGLYYLRAAWPSLSADGAGATAAGKDGA, from the coding sequence ATGCACATCAACCTGCCGACCTGGCTGACCCTCTTCCGCGTTGCCTTGCTGCCGGTGATGGTGGTGGTGTTCTACCTGCCGTTTCCGGGGCACAACATCACGGCGGCGGTCGTGTTCCTGCTGGCGGCGATCACCGACTGGCTGGACGGCTACCTGGCGCGGCGGCTGAACCTCACCTCGGCGTTCGGCGCGTTCCTCGATCCGGTGGCTGACAAGCTGATGGTGACGGTGACGCTGTTCCTGCTGGTCGAGTCGCACCGCGGCGGTTGGTCCGGCATCCTGATGGCAGTGACCGCGGCGGTGATCGTGGGGCGCGAGATCAGCGTGTCGGCACTGCGCCAATGGATGGCCGAAATCGGCATGCGCGCCACGGTCAAGGTCGCCTTCATCGGCAAGCTGAAGACCACGATGCAGATGGTCGCGCTGGTGGTGCTGATCGTGCAGCACGAGAAGGCGGCCGAGGCGCTGCGGCTGTACCACATCGGCGAGGCCCTGCTGGTGGTTGCCGGCATACTCACGATCTGGTCGGGCCTGTACTACCTGCGCGCCGCCTGGCCCAGCCTGAGCGCGGACGGGGCAGGCGCGACGGCGGCCGGCAAGGATGGCGCCTGA